GTCAGCAGAACCCATGTTGACTTGGGAATACTGCTCCGTCAGGTCATTGGCGTTGTGGGGGGCATCGGATGCCATGGCATCACGGCTGACGATCTGATGTCAGAACTGATAGCCGCGCTCCCGCCAGTACTGCCAATCGGCAATGGCCTGCTGTGTCAGCTCGTCGCTCGCCAGTGGCACGAGTTGCGCTAGTGGTACAGCAAGCTTGCGCTTGTTCCATCGTATCCACACGAAGGCTTCAGTCTCGCACACTTCCTCCGGCGCCATTGCGATCACCTGAACCCGGTCGCCGGGGATGAGCGGTGAGGTTGGCGATCTCTTGCGAACCTCAGCTTCAAACGGAACGGTGAGTTGCTCCTCGAGGTAGTAGTACCATGCCATACACCGCTCCTCTGAGTTGTAAGCGTCGACGATCACCTCCATCTCGATTCGCTGTTCGCGGTCCGGCTCGATCTTGCGTTTAGACATGTTTTTCGTACTGATGTCGATGGAAGGCTGGAAGCTCAGAGGTCGACGACCTTGCGCAGAAGTGCAAACGAGACACGCCAGTGGCCCTCATCGGGATTGCACTGCACAGAAGCAGTCTTCTGGTTGATGCGTACGATGGTGCCGATGCGCTCGTGCAAGTGCTGGTCCGTGAAGGCCACCGTGTCACCGACCACGAAGTCAGCACGTTGCGCACGGGCCGGTGGCGGTGGATCGTGCGGTGATGGTTGGGCCGCAGCGTTGGCGTCGGCGATGACCGCGGCATAGGGTAAGGCCCAGCGCCGGCGCGTAGCGATATCCTCGACCACGGCCTGGGTCTGCCGGAGTTCGAGGATGCGGCCCTGCCGCACCGGCTGGGTCAGATCGTCAGCCACGTAACTGACGGTCATGCCGATATGCAGGTGCCGGCGGCTCTCCAGAATCCGCTTCGGATCGTCGAGCATCCGCCCGATGGTCAGATACAAGCGGTACAGGTCGGCGCTCGGGGCGAGGCGCAATGCGTCAAGAATGTCCATGACGCACAGTTTACCGGTTAGCGTGGCAGCGGTAGCAGTTCGTGGACCCGGCTGATGGGGTGGGCTGGCAGGCGCTCCAGGGTATCCTTGAGCCAGCCATAGGGCTCGATACCATTCAGGCGACAGGTACCCAGCAGCGAGTACATCGTCGCGGCGGCACGCCCGCCACGCGGCGAGCCCACGAACATAAAATTCGCTCTGCCAACGGCAATTGGGCGGATGGCGCGCTCGAGGCGATTGTTGTCCGGCTCCAGGATACCGCTTTCGGTGTAGCGCACGAGGGCCTGCCAATGTCGCAGTGCATAGCCGAAGGCCTGCTCCAACGGCTGCTGCTTGGCCAGCAAGCCATGGGCATTGCCTAGCAGCCACTGGTGGAACTGGGCGAGCAGCGGCACGGATTGCGCCTGCCGCACGGCCAGTTTGTGATCCGGTGGCTTGTCCTTGATGCCGGCCTCGATGGCATACAACTGGGCGATCCACGCCAGCGCCTGCGCGGCCAACCCCGGCGCCTTCTGCACCTTGGCGATCTCAAAGAAACGATCGTAGGGATTAAATGCCCCGGTGGTAGACGTGTTGGGTGGACGAAAATCGGGCTTGAAGTTCAGAAATAGCAGCAACTCTGACCCGTCCACAATGGCCTTCGGCACGGCGCCGACTTTGATGTACTTTGTGAGCCCGCGCAAACCTGTATCGCGAGACAGGGGCACATCAACGGGATGCGGATTCTTTGCCCGCCGTGGCACAATTGGATACCAGTCATGCCCGAGGACAATGGTCAGCCGGCCCTTGTCCTTGTTTTGCTCATAGGTTTGGAACAGACCGTGATCGGTCCACGGACACACGCCAAGGCTTAGTCCGACGCCCGTCGCTCGCGTAATATCTCGAAGGCGGTTGCCGCGCTCCACTGGGTCATGAATAGTTGCTTCGACCTCAATTGCTAGCCGGCTGGCTTCTTCGTATTGCTCGTACGTGGAAGTCTCAAAATCGGTTGTCAAACATCCCCATTCGCGCGCTCGATCGAGGTCCCAGTACTCGCGCAGTTCCTTGCCGATCGGGCCAAAGATGTGCTTGTACGCGTCAGTTATCAATTTCACCTGGTCGCGTGTGTAGAATGTTCTTTCATGCATGATTCTTGCACCCTGCGGTGACGAGAAGCGAAGTCCGACCATGGACCATCGCTGACGAAAACTTACTCATGACTATTGCAGCCGGCCGGCGACCACGCGCAGGGCGGCAGAGAGTTCCGCCGGGACTTCATTGGCAGGCATAAGGCGGCCGCGGGTGTCGTTGAGTTGCGATGAGTGGTCACCAAAGCAGGAAATCGCGGCAATCGCGTGATTCTCCCAAACGGCAAGCGTGTCCTTATCCGGGGCGTTACACAGAAGTGTCACTTTGACCTTGTGGCGGGCAATTGCGGCGTCCACCAGGGCATGGTGAATCGTGCGCCCCTGGGCTCCCGCCATTACCCCGACAACCCGGATGCCATACCATGTCAGGGGCCGGTAGTGGCCTTGCGCCTTGCCGAGATACTTGCCGATCAGGGCGCCGTCGGCCGACCGAATCTCCCAGAGGTAGAGTAGATGGCTGTTCAGAACACCATTCACGTTCTGTTCATAGTCGAACGGGACAGCTTTGCTGTAGTTCGGAAGGTTTGAGATGCTCGTCCGGGGATGACGTGTTGCAGGCCGCCTAGTCGCTCGCTCTGGCGCGGGCTTGCTTTGCAACAGCTTGATCTCGTTTTCAACTAATGCGGCTAGAGCGTCCTCTGACTCAACCAGATCCAGAGAACGAATGCCTTCCGACGCCTGGGACTCGGCAAGTTTTAGGTCGAGCAGCATCCGGCCGGCAGGCTTCAGCCGGAAAATCCGGTTTCTGCTGCTCTTGGACCCCAGGAAGTAACTGGTGCTGACGCTGTTCTTTTCACATGCCAGCGCCGGGAAGCGCTCCGTGACCAGCAAGTGGATTCGCTCGAGACTCAAGTTTGTCCGCATGGCTTTCCGCCGAAAGGAAAAACAATAGCATATAGCGGCGACCACTAAGCCCGAAGATGATTAGAAGCCGGCCTTGTTGCGAGAATGTAAGTCTATCGGATGCGTTTCACGTCGGTGACCGGTCTGGACGGCCGCCGGAAGGTGTGCAGCGGCCGATACCGACTTCACTCCTTCGTTATTGCCCCCTGACCGACAGAAATGTAGCCGAAAGCGGGCGTTGACGTTCTATCCTCTCGCTGGGTTTAGCGACCACGAGGAGCCGTCCGGAACATTCGCGAGTCCCCCGCTCTAGCGTAACTAGATGTCCAGAGATGAAAACCACATCTTCGGTTGGCCCAGTGGCCGCTCTTAGCTGATGATTCAACCGTAGCAGCCATTGGCCAATCCGGCGCTCGATGCCCCCTTCTGTCACGTCTCGGTAGTATGGTCAAACTCGATCTCTTGGCAGTGCCGCCTACAATTCAGCAACAACAGGGGGCGGTGGAATTGCTGCGGGATAGGATCGCGCCATGAATTATGTAGTGTCCCGCCAAAGCCTCGCAATGTGACACCCTAAAGTTTGTCTGTCTTGCGTCCGATAATTCGATGGCAGATAAACCAACGGTTTCTTTGGAAGATATGGCGACTGTTTACGAACTCAAAGGTGGAGACCACATCTACGTCCGGCGTCTCGGATACTCGCACCACGGCCTGTATCTCGGCGATAGTCAGGTAATCCAGTATTCCGGGCACTCGCCTGACGATCTGATGGGCAAGATCGAAGTCGTTCCCATGCATGTCTTTGTCGGCGATACCGGAGGTGAGGTCAAAGTCCGGGTATATGAAAAGCGTCGCTTTGGGCGAACTGCCAGCATTGCCCGCGCGCTGGGTCGGCTGGGTGAGAAGCTCTATAACGTCATCCTCAACAACTGCGAGCACTTTGTCACTTGGTGCGTCACGGGATGGCACTCAAGTCGTCAGGTAAACAGGGCGGCGAAGTTTGTCTACGATGTGCATCGATTGTCGCGCGTCACATTGAACACGCTACTTACGCATTCCTGGACACTCAGCGATCTGCTCGATCCACGTTCATTGTTGTATCGACTTGCCAAGCGCGTGGCAGCGGCGATGGCCAAGAGGGCGACCAAGGCCATTGCCTCGCCCAACGCAAGGGTGGCCACCCGGATATTGACCGAAGGTATCAATGCATCGATGAAGATTGCCGGTGCCACGATCATGCCGGTGGGATTCGCCATTGTCATTGCCGCCCACACAGCCCTGGAGTTGATGTCCGCGGCAACCGGGATTCCTGTTCAGAGCCTGCCGCGCGCCATTATCGGCGTAGTCCGGGCCGTAGTGACCAAGGTCTGCGCAACAGCGAAGGGCGTCTTCCGCAAGGCTGTCGACATGGCCAGAAGCATTGGCCAGCGAATATGGGACGGAGTCGGAAAGCGGATCGGGGGAATCTTCCGCTGGGCAGAGGATGTGTTGTGGTGGTGAAATTGAGCGTCGTCATGAGGATCAGGTTGGCTTCGCAGTGCTGCCCCGGCGCTAGCTGGTGGAGCGTACCTTCGGCTGAATGACTCGCTGGCGTCGCCTGGTCAGTGACTACGAGCGGCGTACTGATGTATCCGAGGCCATGGTCTATATCGCCATGGGCGGGCTGCTGCTACGCAGAATCGCCCATCCTGGAATTATCAAACGGGCTCTAACACGATGTAGCGCTAGGCGATCCGCCATCATGGAAGTGTGAATGGCCGTTCCTCAGCGTGGATACGGCTGGGCGGCGACAATCATTTTGTCCGTCCGGTCAAGATGTTTGTCGGTAAACCGGACATCTTGCTTGAAGCTATCCAGTTTCTTCCATGAAGGCGGCGCGGTGGCCGAGCCATGCCGGTTCACCCTAGTCAATCACCCAACCGGCGGCAATCAGCGCGTCAATGGACGCATATTCGCGCCTCTCTCCGTCGGCCCTGTCCTCCACCGTAAACCGGCCGACCACAAGATCGCTCAGGGAAATTCTGCCGAACGCCCCATCGATGTGCTTCAGCGCGACATAGCCGTCTGGCGTGAGCGGCAGCGTCTGAAGCGTCGAGCGCGTTTGCTGTACCAAGGTGTCGGACCATCCATTGCCGCTCATCGTCGTCTTCCAATCCGTAAGGCGTTGCCGGTAGTCAGAAATCTTCCGCCCACCGTTCCCAGAAGCCCGGGTCATCATGGTGCGCATTCTTCATAGCAAGCCGAAGCGACAGCGCCCAGAATCGCATCTGCGGCAAACGCAGACTGCCATCCGGATGCTCCAGGAACCCTATGAGCGCCTGGTATGCCGGATCCGCCTGATCGAAAGGCGTATCGATATAGATGGAGCCACGGTAGCCCTGGATTCGCCGTTCGTTGGCGATCTCTCCGCACGGCGTCCATGCGTGGCCGTTCGCGGTCAGCCAGGCAATCACCATCTGCCGCGTTTCGTTCTCCTGCCAGTCCAGCTCCACGGGGCGTCCGTCTCCATCCTCGAAGAAGGTCAGGTACAACACATCGCGCTGCTTGCAGCGGGCGATGGCGTCGATGTGTTCGATAATTTGTGGCATGGTGTTGTGGTTGCAGCCTTGAACTAGACGCCCCAGATTGTCTTGATGTCGGGAGACTTCGATCACTCGCCGGTATAGGGGTAATCGTCCTTTTGCAGCAGATTGATACGGTCAGGCTTAAAAAGACGTTCTAGAACAATGACTTAGCGATCCTTCGCTTCGCACTGCACCGTCCTTTCTTTGCCGATTGGTACGCGGTCAGCAGGCGCTGTCTCGCTTTTTGTGCAACGTCGACAAAGTATGCCTGGCCAGCCTGCGAAGCTGCTGTCGTAGCTGCCGCTGCGAAGGTACTGCCGTATTTCGGCCTCGAGCCACTTCGGTGTGCCAATCTGTGGCAGATTTTGCTCTGCGGCGTTTGATGTTGCGGTCATGCCATAGCCTGTCGGATTGTTGCGCCACGGCCTTGGATCAGCGCGTCAATGTAGCGCTCGACTCCGAAGCTGAGGATCCCCCGGAAGTTGATGTGTCCGGAATGCCCCGGCCCCATGCGGCGCAGCCAAGCGTCCTCGATGTTTGTGCCCCCTTGCGAAGTCGCTCGACGACATCGTTCATGCGGTGCGTGTTCCACGCCAGTACGATGTTGGTCAGAAGCGCGTGTGCCCCCGAGATCGCCGTCATCTCATCGCCTCGCCGGCCGCGTTCGTGTGGTACCCGGCCAGCATGGATCGCGCGCTGCAGCTGGTGCACCGACTCCCCCGGCTGAGCAATGTATGGATTTCACGGCGGAAGTCTTCAATGGTCACGTAGTCACACAGGAAGATGCTACGTAACAGCCGGCCGAGATGCTCGGCAGCTTTGTGCGCCTTGTTGGTCCGGGCGGCGCTGCCCAACCGTTGCATAGCGAGTTCTGCGCTAATGCGGCCGATGCGGATCGATGCCAGCACCCGTAGGAAATCGTCCCAACCCAAGCGTATGGCTCTCAAGGACAAGCGCTTCGTGGTGACACGCTCGATGCTTTCCGGCACTTTGAACTCTGCAGGCAAGTACAGCTTGCGCTCTGCCAGATCGCGCAGCCGAGGGCATAGATCGAAACTCAGGCCCTTGGCCAGGGCCATCGCGGTGTTCGTGTAGCCGTGGGTGTCCACTGCCAGTAACGACAGGCGAATATGGTCCTCGCTGCGGTTGTGCTGCTCTACGCCTTCGATGGCAACCCCTGCCTGACGCTCGTTCAAGACGATCGGTTGGTCATAGACGATGCCCCACTTGTCGAGCACGTGGGTGTAGATGCCGGTCGCGTAGGTGCGTCGGCGCGGATCAACGCGAGCGATCCACAGATGCCGTGAAACATCCAGTGACATCATGTCGGCCGATGCCTTCTTTCCTGTGCCCCAGTGCGTGGCTATTGGGATCTTTCCTTGAAACTCAGCCACTACCTCGTTGGCCCTGCGCAAACGGCCATGAGTCTCCAGCCCGCGCATGGCAAGTGACACCTGAGCGGTGTCGATGCCGGGAATCATCGCAGCAATGCCCTTGGCATCGATCTCGGTGCCATGGGCGAGCAAGGCCGCGTAGGTCGACAGCAGTTCGGCCACGGACTTCGCCCGGTGCCCGAGTAGCACCTCGCTGAAATTGGTCGAGGCGTCGACCTCCAGCAATAGGTCCGGGAACTGTACATCGCCGATTGTCTTGTAGATCAAGTCGCGTGTGCGGCGCGGCTCATCGTCCTGCTCCAGCGGCACAATCGCCGGCACGTGAAGCATGCCATCGTCTCCAATTTCGATCTTGCCTTGAGCGGAGGCCTCGGCCACCGCAGCCACGCCAGCACGAAGCGTATCCAGTAGCTGTTCGATGAAGCTATCAGCCGCGACTGGCAGGCCCAACAGCCCGAGATACTTGGCACGGTCGCGCTCCCACTCCTTGGCAGGGATGAGCATTTGGTCGCCATCACGAAAGCGCATCGAGTGGTCAATCCATACGCCGCCCCGACGCAGGCTATTTCGTAGCGACATCATCGTGCAGGCAGCGAAGGCTTGATAGCCGCGCTTTGGGTCAGGGTCATGGACGAGGTCATGCCACGCCGTGCCAACGCCGGTCTCCGAAAAGTCTCCTGGCAGAGCATTGAACTTCCTCGTCTGCAGGTCGCGCCACGCCTTGAGGTTCGCAAAGCCGGGATCGTTCTCCCTGCCGCCGAACTCCAGGCCTTCCAGGCCCGACAGCAGAGCGTGAACCCGCTGATGGATCACCGGTCAGCGCCGCGCGCACGTGTGACGCAAAGCTCGATTGCGCCGCGTCGGTGACGATGGCCAGGTGCTTCAGGGCTTCATCCACTCGCTGATTGGTGGACTTGCTCTTGTCTTGCAGAACGGCCTTGGCCTTGAGCGCCTGCTGCCTGTCTTCCATGGCAGAACGGGTGTGCGTCGACTGCGCCGTGCTGGCCGCGCGTCGGAACAAATCCTGGCTGCGTCGACTGGTCTGGTGCATCGCGATATCGGTGAGTTCCAGCAAACTCATCCGTAGAAAGCACACCAGTTCAAGCGCCTGGGTGCTCTCCTTCAGTGTTTTGGTCTTGGCCGGGCGCCTTGCTTGCACCTTCTGCGCATAGGCACGCAGTTTGGGCAACGCGATGTCATCCAGGTTCCACTCGTGCACAGCGAGGGACTTCAGGTAGCGGATCTTGTCCAGCGTTTCAGCGAGGTTCTTGAGGCCGTTGCGCCTGGAAGGCGCCTTGATCCACTCGAGGTGCGTTGCAGAGCCGTCAGCCCGTGGACTGCGGACGGATTCCATGCAGTGCTGCAGCGTGGCCGCCGGCACTGCGCGGTTGACCGCTGCGAGCATTTGCGCCTCGTAGGCGGAAAATGCATGCCGTGCCATGTCGGTGATCTGGCGTTGGCCGGGAATGAGGCGGCAGCGATCGTAGAGCCATCGCTGGGTGGTGGTGATAAGTTCATCCACGTGTGCCGCTGCGGCGGCTTGCACGCGGAGCATTTCCAGCAAAGCGGCCTGGCTGGTGACATCGAACGGCTTGATGCCAAGGTGCTCCTTGACCCATTGCTGATGCTCGTACAACGTCGGGCGTCGCTGATACAGCGTCTTCAGGCTGGCAATCGACAGCAGCGGCGCTGAGAAAGCTTCGCACAGGTACCGAAGGAGATTACGCGGAACAGCAGCAAACCGGTCCAACGGCCGACCGAAGGCCCGGAGGCAAACGAGCTGTAGGCCGACCGCGGCGTATCTGTCGGCCCGAAACCGCTCCCGTATTGCCGCGATGTCAGCACTGGTGAGCTGAAAAAACTGCCGCAGGTCAAATTCGGTCAAGCGGACGGGCAACTCTTCCCTGCCAACGTAGCGATACGAAAATGCCGACATCTACACTTCTCGTTATGTGTCGTTCGGGACAAAACTGTACGACAAGTGCTCGGATGGCTGCAATAAGGTCAGGCGGATGGGCTGCAACCCGCGCCAACAAGGGGCTCGGCTGCTAATAACCGTATCAATCTGCAGGAAAAGGACGATCACCCCCAGCAGGGCACACCCACTTGCGGGTGCAAGTCCCTTACACACCCGGCAAGCCATCTGGTGTCAGTGCCGGGTCCATTGGACTGGGCTGCACTACCTGTCGAACACCCAGCGCGCCTACCGCAAGGAGGCCGAACGCTTCCTGCTGTGGGCTGCTGGCGCCGCGCAAGCCGCTGTCCTCGATGGACACCGACGATTGCCTGGCCTATCGCGACTTCCTGGCGGCGCCGTTGGCAAACTGGTGCGCGCCACGCTCGCGCGAGCGCTGGAGCCCACTGTGGCGCCCGTTTGAGGGGCCGCTCAATCCACGCGCCCAGTCCTATGCCGTCGGCGTGCTGGCCAACCTGTACCGTTACCTCAACGACAAGAACTACCTGGCCGGCAATCCATGGCTGGGCATCCACGTGCCGAAGAGCGCCAAGCCGGAGCTGCTGGACGTGGGCCGCAGCCTGACCGAGGACCAGTGGGCCTTCGTCACGGGCTAC
The sequence above is drawn from the Cupriavidus sp. D39 genome and encodes:
- a CDS encoding IS66 family transposase, which codes for MVGLRFSSPQGARIMHERTFYTRDQVKLITDAYKHIFGPIGKELREYWDLDRAREWGCLTTDFETSTYEQYEEASRLAIEVEATIHDPVERGNRLRDITRATGVGLSLGVCPWTDHGLFQTYEQNKDKGRLTIVLGHDWYPIVPRRAKNPHPVDVPLSRDTGLRGLTKYIKVGAVPKAIVDGSELLLFLNFKPDFRPPNTSTTGAFNPYDRFFEIAKVQKAPGLAAQALAWIAQLYAIEAGIKDKPPDHKLAVRQAQSVPLLAQFHQWLLGNAHGLLAKQQPLEQAFGYALRHWQALVRYTESGILEPDNNRLERAIRPIAVGRANFMFVGSPRGGRAAATMYSLLGTCRLNGIEPYGWLKDTLERLPAHPISRVHELLPLPR
- a CDS encoding lecithin retinol acyltransferase family protein; this encodes MATVYELKGGDHIYVRRLGYSHHGLYLGDSQVIQYSGHSPDDLMGKIEVVPMHVFVGDTGGEVKVRVYEKRRFGRTASIARALGRLGEKLYNVILNNCEHFVTWCVTGWHSSRQVNRAAKFVYDVHRLSRVTLNTLLTHSWTLSDLLDPRSLLYRLAKRVAAAMAKRATKAIASPNARVATRILTEGINASMKIAGATIMPVGFAIVIAAHTALELMSAATGIPVQSLPRAIIGVVRAVVTKVCATAKGVFRKAVDMARSIGQRIWDGVGKRIGGIFRWAEDVLWW
- a CDS encoding calcium-binding protein; amino-acid sequence: MSKRKIEPDREQRIEMEVIVDAYNSEERCMAWYYYLEEQLTVPFEAEVRKRSPTSPLIPGDRVQVIAMAPEEVCETEAFVWIRWNKRKLAVPLAQLVPLASDELTQQAIADWQYWRERGYQF